GAACATGAAGCCGAGGGCGCAGATTATGAGCCCGTACATCAGCAGCGTATGCCCCGGCACCCCGAGGAAGCTCACGGTGGCGAGGTCGGGAATCTTGAGATTCGCCTCGCCGCCCGCTTCCTGCGGGGCGGCCGTCGCCGGCGCGACTGCCGCCGGCGCCGCGCCCATGGAACTCGCGGTCTGTGCGTGTGCGGCCGGCGCCATCAGGGTACCGGCGACTGCGGCCAACAGCAACACGAACAGCAGGGGGAGGGCACGGCGAAACACGGTGTCCATCCGATGCATGGTTGTCGTTCTCCAGGGTGACGGGCAGACGCCGGACGCGGCGGGGCGCCACGCGGTCGTCGGTCGAACGGAAGGCGCCGTCCGCCGAGGCGGACGCCGCAATCCGGTGCAGCGCGCGGCGTTCAAGCGGCTGGTTTCTCCACCGCGCGCCAGAGGAAGTACACGGGAATGCCGATGGCCACGATCACCAGGCCCGAAACGGCTTCGGTCCTGGAAGGCGGCGACATCAGAATAAGAATCATAACCCCCGCCGCCATCGCGAGGTACAGGGCCGGGACGAACGGGTAGCCCACCACCCGGTACGGCCGTTCGGCGTCGGGTCGCCGGGCCCGCAGGATGAACAGCCCGGCCGTGGTGAGCACGTAGAACACGAGATTGGCGAAGATCACATAGTTGAGCAGTTGCCCGTAGGTGCCGCTGAGGCAGAGCAGTGCCGTCCAGACCGACTGCAGCACGAGCCCCACGGCGGGCACCCCGCGGCCGCTCAGCGTGCCCGCGGCCTTGAAGAACAGTCCGTCCCGGGCCATCGCGTAGTACACGCGGGCGCCGGCCAGAATGAGGCCGTTCATGCAGCCGAACGTCGAGATCAGAATCCCGATCGCCATCATCGTGCTTCCCGACGCGCCGAACATCTGTTCCATGGCCGCCGTGGCCACGCGGTCCTGCGTGGCCGCCGTGATGCCGCGGGCCATGACCGTGGCGCCGTGCGGGTCGCCGGCGAACGGCAGGACGTTCAGGTACGCCACGTTGGTGAGGAAATACAACACCGTGACCAGCCCGGTGCCGAGCATCAACGCGAGCGGCAGGTTGCGCTGCGGATTCTTCACCTCCGCCGCCGCGAACGTGACGTTGTTCCAGGCATCGCTGGAGAACAGCGAGCCCACGAACGCCGCGCCGAAGGCCACGACCCACGCGCCGGTGATGTCCACGTGGCCCCAGAAGTGGCCGCTGCCGAAGTTGGCCGCGATCGCCTGCGCATTGCGCCCCACCGTGAGGCCCAGGCCCATGAGCAGGAAGAGCGCGCCGGTCTTGATGATCGTGAGCGACGTCTGGACGAACTTGCCTTCGCGCACGCCGCGCAGGTTGATCCAGGTGAGCAGGGCGATGGCGAGCAGGGCCACCACGCGCTGCGCGGAGAGCCCGAACTGGATGGCGCTCGACGGATCGGTGCAGCCGAGCCACGCCGTGCACACGTCGACGTGGGGGAACCAGGCGTAGCGATCGGGGGAGACGCCGGGCGCGAGCACGCCCAGGAACTTGCCGAACGCCACGCCCACGGCGGCGATCGTCCCCGTCTGGATCACGGCGAACAGGGTCCATCCGTACAAAAAGCCCACGAGCGGGCTCATGGACTCTCTGAGGAAGATGTACTGGCCGCCGGCTCGGGGGAACATCGCGGCCAGCTCGCCGTAGCTGAGGGCGCCGAAGAGGGTCATCACCCCGGTCAGCAGCCAGGCCACGAGCAGCCAGCCGGGCGATCCCACCGACCGCCCCATGTCGGCCGAGACGATGAAGATGCCGGATCCGATCATGGCGCCGGCCACGAGCATCGTCGCATCGGTGAGCGTGATGGCCTTGACGAATCCGGATGGTGCCTGAGTCGATGACGCGTCGGATTTGGCGGTCACGTTCGACATGCAACTCCCAAGTAGTGCGCGTGGGAATCATCCGGCGGGCGGGGCGCGCCGGGGGGCAGGAAGCCGCGCAATAATAGCGCGAGGCGCAGCCCCGGGGCCAGGGGAAGTCCGCGAAGAATTTCGTGGCGTGCCGACGACGGGCCACCGCGCGCGACGGGGGCGGCCTCGTGGGTCAGTACAGATCGACGACGATCTGCGCCTTCATGCGCAGCGGCGTGCCGTCCGGCATCGTGCCGGGCCGAAACTTGAACGACCGGAATACGTCGCCCAGCCGCCGGTTATAGCCCCCGTTGGGGGTGGGGGTGAAGTCCATGCTCAGCACGCGGCCCGTGGAATCGACGTCGAACTCGGCGACCAGGTGAAAGCCCTTCACGTTGCCCGGAATGGGGTACGGCGGGAGAAAGACCTCGATCGGCTGCGGCGGATAGTTGGCCTGCGTCCCGCCGCCGGTGCCGGGCCCGGTGCCCGATCCCCGTCCCGTGCCGACGCCCGACCCCACGCCCCCGCCCCGGCCCGGCCCGTTGCCGGCACTGCCATCGCGCCCGCTGCCGCCCCCCGTGCCGATCGTGGATGCCACCTCGAGGGGTTTGGCGGCCGGGGCCGCGGTCGTGGGCACCGCGGTGATCAGCTCGGCCGTGGGCGGCGGCTTCTTGACCACGGGCGGCGGTGGCACGGCAACGGGCTTGGGCTTGGGTGGCTGGACTGCCGGCGCTTTGGGTTTTGGCGCCGGAGCCATGCTGACGAAATCGAGATGCTCGGTTTCGGCGCGCGTCTGACCGCCCGTGCCGCCGCGTCCGCCCCCTCCACCACCAGCGGGCCCCTTACCCCCGGCGCCCTGCAGGATCTCGACGATCGGGCCGTGGGCCACGAACGGCGCGATGAGGAGCAGGAGGATGAGGACATGCACGAGCACCGACACGATGGCGCCGAAGCGGCGGTTCTCGCGCCCCTTGGGGATACCCAGCGGGGGGCGGTAGGCTGGCCGGCTGGCGGGCAGAGTGGGGTCGGGATGCACGGACGTCCGGAAGTGAAGCGTAGGCGGGGCGCGGCGGGGGCCACCCCCGAAAGTAATACGACGGACGAGCCCCGAAGGGTTCGTCCGTCGTATCCCCGCGATATGGGCGGGATCAGCTCTTACACGATCCGCCGGCGGAGCCCGGCGTGTCCTTGGGCGGCACGCCGATGACCTTGACGCCGGCGCCGCGGGAGATATCCATGGCGTCGATGACGTCCTGGACCTTCACCTTGGGATCGCCCTTGATGAAGATGATCTTGTCCGGGCGCGGATCGTAGATATCGCGCAGTTCCTGGGCCAGCTGGTCGTGCGTGACGATCTTGGTGTTGATCGCGTAGCAGCCGTTGGGGCCCACTTCGAGCACGATCTGATCCGACTTCGCGTTGGCCGGGGCGACGCTCGGATTGGGATCGGGAAGCTGGAGATCGATGGCCTTCCGCATGGACGGCAGCGCCGCCATGAAGATGATCAACAGCACGAGCAGCACGTCGATCATGGGCGTCACGTTGATCTCGTTGCTGAGACCCGCCGAGCCGCCACCTGCTGACATGGCCATTAGGGCTTCCCTCCCGTGGGTTCCTTCATGTCCCCCGGCACCGTGGAGACGGTGCCCGGCTTCTGATCGCCGATCATCGCCACCACGCGGACGCCGTTCTTGGCCGCGATGTCCATGGCATCGAGCACCTTCTCGTACGGCAGGTTCTTGTCCGCCTTGAGGTACAGGATGTAGTCGTCGCGATCGGGCTGCGTGTAGATCGCCTTGAGGGTGCTCGCGATGTCCGCGTACTGGATGGGCCGCTTGTTGAAGTAGTAGTTGCCGTCGACGTCGATGCCGAGCACCTGATCGGTATTCGAGTCTTCCGGGTGGTCCTTGATGTTCTGGGCTACGGGGGGCGTCGCGTTGAATCCCGCGAGCAGCGCGGGAGTGACCACCATGAAGATGATCAGCAGCACCAGCATGACGTCGATCATCGGCGTCACATTGGGCGTGCTCTGCACGCTGCCCCCACCACCCGCTGACATGGCCATACGCCAGACTCCTAGGTCGAAGGGACGGGCCTACTGCTTGATCGGAGCGCCGGCGCTGGTCGACGCATTGAACTCACGCGTGAACCGCGAGCGGCCGAATTCGCCCGACACGCCCTTGATCAGGTAGTCGATCATTTCCTTCGACACGTACGTCATCTCGGCGGTCAGGTTGTCGATCTTGGTCGTGAAGTAGGTGTACGCCCACACGGCCGGGATGGCGACAAGCAGACCGAACGCCGTGGTGATCAGGGCTTCGGCGATACCGCCGCCGATGGCGGCCAGGCCGCCGGACCCGGACACGGCCATGCCCGTGAACGCGTTCACGATACCCATCGTGGTGCCGAGCAGTCCGACGAACGGCGCCGTGGCGCCCACGGTGGCGAGCACGGCGAGGCCGCGCTTGAGGTTGGTGATCTCGAGGAGCATGTTGCGCTCCACCGCGCGTTCGGCCGAGTTGATGTCGGCCACGGTCACGGAGCCGTCCTGGATGAGCGGCTTGACCTCACCCAGCGCGCCGCCGAGCACGAGCGCGACGTGCGACCGCTTGTAGCTCTCGGCGAGGTTGATCGCTTCGGTGAGATTGTCCTCTTCGAGGAACTGCGAGAACTCGGGGGCGAACTTGATGGTTTCCTTCTGCGCCTTGCGCAGGTTCCACCACTTCGAAACCATGACGGTCAGCGAGTAGATGGACATGGCGGCCAGGACGAAGACGATGCCCTTGGCGAAATTGCCCATCTGGTGCCAGAGACCAAGCAGTGAGACATCCATAAGACGTTGAACTCCGAATGAGGGATGCGAGGTTGAACGACCGCCGCGAGCGTGGCCGTCGAGGGACTACCGACCGCTGAGGCTGAACTGGAACGGCTGCTGCACGAGCTGTTTCACCTTGCGGCCACCGATCTCCGCCGGGTAGAACCGATAATTCTGCAACGCATTCTTGACGGCCTGCGAGAACAGTTCATGGGTGGTCTTGATGACCTTGAACGTGCTCATGTCGGCCCGGCCGTTGGTGTCGACCACGAACGAGGCGATCACTTCGCCCTCGATGTTGGCCGACCGGAGCATGTCGGGATAGTGCGGCGGTGCGTTGCCGGGCGCCATGTCGACCTGCTTCTCCACCTGGAAGGCGAAGAACGTGTTGCTCTCGTTCGGCGGCGCGGTGCCACCGACGACACCCTTGGCGATACCGCCCGCCACACCCTTGCCGGTGAAGTCGTTCTCGTTGGTGACGCTCTTGGAGAGGTCGATCTTCGGCAGCACGTCGGGAATCTTGATCGGTGCGGTGAGCACCTGGAAGCCCTTGGGCGGCGGTGGGGCTGCGACCACATCGGGCGGCGGCGGCGCCTTCTTCTCCGGCGGCGGCGCCTCCTTCTTCTCGACCTTGACGAAATCGACCTTCTCGGCCTTGGGCTTGTCGAACTTCTGCCCGGCCTGCAGCGTACCGTAGACCGCGGCCGAGATGAGCACGGTGTGCACCACCAGGCTCATGAACATGCCGCCAGCCGTCTTCTGCCTCTTGGCCTTCGACTCGATGAGGTTGTTGAACATATCCTCGATGATCCTGCCTGAGGGGAGGACAACACACGGGGAACGCAGGGAGTAAGCTACGATCACCGCGGATGATCGGAATACCGCGCAGATTAAGATACGATGAAGCGACTATTAGAAAGTCATGGCAACGGCGTCACGCCTCTTGCGCCTCGCCCGGCGGCGCGTCGGCGCCCTCGTCGGCGAGCATCGGCAGCAGCACCGTGAACACGCTCCCGCGCCCGAGGCGCGACTGCACGGTGAGCGTGCCGCCGTGCGCCTGGACGATCCACTGCGCGATGGCCAGCCCGAGCCCGAACCCGCCCCGCTCCGACGCCCGCGAGCGCACGCGGTCGGCCCGCCAGAACCGCTCGAACACATAGGGGAGATCGGCCGCCGAGATCCCCAGCCCGGAGTCGCGGACGGCGAACGCCACGGCGTTGTTGTTCCGGTGGCTCAACGTCATCTCCACCTTGCCGCCCCGCGGCGTGTACTTGATGGCGTTGGTGACGAGGTTCAGGAACAGCTGGCGCAGGCGCGCGGCGTCGCCCAACACCATGGCATCCTCCACGAGCGGCAGCGACACGGTGAGCCCGGCGCCCTCGCCGAGGATGGTGGCCGTCTCGGTGACATCGCGCACGATGGGCTCGAGGTGGATGGGCCCGCGGTGCAGATCGAAGCGGCCCTCGTCGGCGCGAGCGAGCGTGAGTAGGCTGTCCACGAGGTCGGCCATGCGGGTGATCTCCTGCATCGCCTCCTCGAGGGCGACGAGGCGGTCGGCCTGCGGCGTGCCCGGGTGCATGGCGCGCTCGATGTCGGCCCGCAGCACGGTGAGCGGCGTCTTGAGCTCGTGGCTGGCGTCGGCCGTGAACCGCCGCAGGGCGCCGAACGACGCCTGCAGGCGCGCGATCATCCGGTTGAGCGTTTCGGCCAGGCGGGCCAGTTCGTCGTCGGCGCTGTCGGTGGGCAGCCGGCGGTGGAGGCTGCGGCCGTCGGTGATCGCCTCGACCTCGTTGATGATCACCTCCACCGGCTTGAACGCGCGGGCCGACAGGAAGTACGCGGCGGCGAGCGAGATGATGAGCACGAGCGGCGCCAGCAGCAGCATGGTGCCGATGAGGAGCTGGGGCGCGAGGTCGGCCGTGGACGTGGGCACGCCGGCCACGACGCGCGACACGTTGAGCCCGGTGGCGGTATCGCTCATCGACACCACGAGCAGCCGCGCGTGGAACAGCGTGTCCATGGGCAGCGGCACCACCGCGCCGGCACCGCCGGCGAGGAGCGCCCGCCCCACGTTGTAGACAGTGTCCTGATCGACCTGGGCGAACAGCCGGAGCGTGGTGGACGAGTACAGGATCCGGTCCTGCGGATCGAGCACGATGAAGTACCCGGGCACGTGCGCCAGCAGCTCGTTCATCGCCGGCATGGGCTGGATCACCGGCCCGGTGATCGGGCGGCTCAGGATGGTGGTGAGCTGCTGGCCGCCGGTCTGGGCGGCGACGATGATGTGGAGCACCGTCTGCGCCTGGTCGCGGGCCCGCGCCGACAGCTCGTCGATGGCCGACGCCCGGCGCGCGGCGTACAGCGCGGCGCCGAAGGCGATCATCGTCGCGAACAGGAGGCCGGCGTAGGCCGTGGTGAGCCGGGTGCGGGTGCTGTTCATGGCGCGGGAGCGGCGGGGGCCGCGTCAGGCCTTGATCATGTAGCCGACGCCGCGCACGGTCGTGATCAGCCGCTTCTGCCGCCCGGCGTCGATCTTCTTGCGCAGGTGGTTGATGACGACGTCGACGATGTTGGTGCCGGGATCGAAGTGATAGCCCCACGCATACTCGGTGATGAGCGTGCGGCTCATCACGCGGCCCTGGTGCCGGATGAGGTACTCGAGCACGGTGAATTCCTTGGGCGTGAGCTCGATGAGCCGCGCGCCGCGGCGCACTTCGCGGGTGCCGAGGTCGAGCTGCAGATCGGCCACGCTGAGGATGGGCGACGCGATGGCGCGCGGGCGGCGCAGCAACGCTTCGACGCGGGCGAGCAATTCCTCGAACGCGAACGGCTTGGTCACGTAGTCGTCGGCGCCGGCGCGCAGCGTCGTGACCTTGGCATCCACGGCGTCCTGCGCCGTGAGCACGAGCACCGGCCGGCCGAAGCCGGAGTCGCGCAGCGACCGGAGCACTTCGAGGCCGCTCTTGCCGGGCAGCCGCATGTCGAGGATGATCAGATCGTAGGCTTCGGAGCTGGCGCGACGTTCCCCTTCCTCGCCGTCGGGCACGAGATCCACGGCCCACCGCTGCTCCTCGAGTCCGCGCTTCACATGCTGCCCCACCGTGGGGTCATCCTCGATCACCAGGATGCGCATGGGTCAGGGCCGCCGGGGCCGCTTGAGGCCGTACTCGCGAATCTTGCGATACAGGGTCTTGGGCGAGATGCCGAGGACGTCGGCCGCGTGCCCCTGGTGCCAGCCGGTGTGGGCGAGCACCGATTCGATGTGCCGCCGCTCGAGATCGCTGAGCGACACGCGGCTGCCGGGCAGGCCCGCGGCCAGCTTCACCTGGGTGATGGGCAGGTCGGCCGCCGAGAGCACCGGCCCGCGGTGCAGGAGCAGGGCGCGCTCGATGACGTTGCGCAGCTCGCGGATGTTGCCGGGCCATTCGTAGGCCTGAAGCATCTCCACGGCGTCGGGGGCGAGCGTGGGGGCTCCCTGGCCGCGGAACCGCTGCAGGAAGTGCTCGGCGAGCAGGGGAATGTCCACCACCCGCTCGCGGAGCGGCGGCAGCGCGATCGTCACGGTGTTGATGCGGTACAGCAGATCGCCGCGGAACTTGCCCTCGCCCACCAGCGTATCGAGGTCGCTGTTGGTGGCCGTGATGAGGCGGGTGTGGATCTCCACGCGCTGCATGCCGCCCAACCGGAAGTAGCTGCCGTGTTCGAGGGCGCGGAGCAACCGCCCCTGCATGCGCGATTCGAGTTCGCTCACCTCGTCCAGGTAGAGCGTGCCGTTGGTGGCCATCTCGAGGAAGCCGATCTTGCGCTCGGCGGCGCCGGCGAACGCGCCGCGCTCGTAGCCGAACAGCTCCGTCTCGAGATTCTGGTCGGACAGCATGGCGCAGTTGAGGTCCACGAACGAGCCCGATCGCTCCGAGAGGTGGTGGATGGCCCGCGCCACGAGATCCTTGCCCGTGCCCGACTCGCCGGTGATGAGCACCGGGGCGTCGCTGGGGGCCGCCTTCTCGATCACATCGAGCACCGCCTGCATGGGCGCGTAGCGCGTCTCGACCACGGGCGCGCCGTCGATCCGCGAGAGGCGCTGGTGCAGGAACTGGTTCTCGCGGGCGAGCTGCCGCTTCTCCCACGCCCGCTGCACCAGCACGTCGATCTCGGCCATCCGGTACGGCTTGGTCATGTAGTCGTAGGCGCCGAGCTTCATGGCCGTGATCGCGTTGTCGATGGTGCCGTTGCCGGTGATGATGATGACCTCGGGCGGCGCGGGGTCCTCGCGGATCTGGCGCATGACCTCGAGGCCGTCGAGCTCGGGCATGACGATGTCGAGCAGGGCGACGTCGAACGACTCGGCGCGCATGGCTTCGAGCGCCTGGCGCCCGTCGGACGTGACGCGCACCGAGTGCCCGCGCCCGGCGAGGTACGAGGCCAGGATCTCGGCGAGCTTCTGCTCGTCCTCGGCGATCAGGATGCGAATGCCGTTGTCGTTGCTCATCGCCCGGCCTCCTCGGGAAGCACGATCCTGAACACGGAGCCGTGGCCGAAGGTGCTGCTCACCTCGATGCGGCCACCGTGATCGGACACGATGGAATAGCACACCGACAGCCCCAGACCGGTCCCCCGCCCCACGGGCTTGGTGGTGAAGAACGGCTCGAAGATCCGGGGCAGATCCGCGCGCCGGATGCCCTCGCCCCGGTCCTCCACGTCGATCAGCACCGCCCCCGCCTCGCGGCTGGTGCGCACCTGGATCGTGCCGCGGTCGCGCATCGCGTCCATGGCGTTGAGGAGGAGCGCCATCACCACCTGGATGAGCTGCTCGTCGTTCCCGATCACCGGGGGGAGGTCGGGTTGCAGGGCGACGGCCACCTCGAGCTGCTTGAACCGCGCATGGTGGCCGAGCAGGAACAGCGTGCGCTCGACGATCTCGTTCACCGCCACGCGTTCGCGCTGGGCCGGCTTGGGCCGGCTGAAATCGAGCACGCCGCCGACGATCGTGCTGCACCGATTCACCTCGTGCGCGATGAGGCCGAGCACGGCGTAGAGCTCGGGGACCAGGGCGTCGCCGCCCAGCGCGCCCTCCCGCACCCGCATGTCCAGCGATTCCGACGCGGCGGCGATCGTGGCCAGGGGATTGTTGATCTCGTGCATCACGCCCGCGGCCAGCGTGCCGAGCGCCGCGAGCTTCTCGGCCTGCGCGATGCGCGCCTCGGCCTGTTTCCAGTCGGTGATGTCCTCGCCGATCGTGATCGCGTGGGTGATCTCGCCGCCGCCGGTGCGCATGGGGATCTTGGTGAGGCGGTAGATGCGCGGCTCGCCGGTGGCGTTCGATTCGGTCTGGAACTGCTGGATCTCCCCCGTATCGAAGAGCTGCTGGAACTCGTGGCGGAGCACGTCGGCCGGCTGGCGGTGGAGCACGTCGAAGATCGTGTGGCCGAGGACTTCGGCCCGGGCCACGCCCTGCAGGCCCGTCTCACGCTTGCTGTTCCAGGCGCGCACGCGGAAGTCGCGGTCGATGACGTAGAGCCCCACGGGCAGCGTATCGACGATGCGCTCGAAGAAGGCGCGCTGCTCGTCGATCTCGCGCGTGCCGGCGGCCACCGTTTCCTCGAGGCGATTGGCGCGCTCGGCCTGGGCGAGCATCGGCGCGAGCACGCTGCCCACGTCGTTCAGGAACTTCCGCTGCGCGGCCGTGACGGCGTTCGCCAGGCGGACGACCAGGATGCCGCCGCGGCGTTCGCCCGCCCGGAGCGGCACGATGAACGGCGCGGTCGCGGAGCGCCGCCGCTCGCGGAGGGCGCGGGCCGCGAGCTCGATGGTGAGCCCATCGTCGCCGACCGCCCACGTCTGGCGGGGACCGGCCGGACGATCCACCCAGATGCTGCAGCCGCGGGCCCCGACCTCGCGCCGGACCGCACGCAGCGCGGCCGGAATGGCCCGGTCCAGATCCTCGCCGCGGGCGAACGCCTGCGCGACGCGATGAAGCGCATCGCCCGACCCACGCGCGGGCGTGGCCGTCCTGGGGCGCGCCGGCGGTCGAGCACTGGAGGAGCGAGAGAGGCGAGGCAGGGGCGAACTCCGGCGGGATAGGATTCGCAAGCTACGGCGCCGCGGGGGAACGGACAAGATGACCGATCCCCCGCGGCGGTAATCCAGATACACGCGGCGCTACTTGAGCTTGGCGATTTCGGCGAAGATTTCCGAATTCTGGCGCCGATCGCCCGGCTTGGCTTCGACGTGAGCCCAGCGGACGATGCCGCTCCGATCGATGAGGAAGTACGCGCGGTTGGAGTAGAAGCGATCCTCGATCAGAGTGCCATAGGCGCGCGATACGTCGCGCTTGAAATCACTGAGGAGATCGGCCTTCATGGCGTGTTTCAGCTTGAACTCCTGGAGGCTGTTCACGGAGTCGACGCTGATCGGGAGGATGACCACGTCCCGGGAGGCGAACTGATCGTAGTCGTCGCGCATGTCGCACAACTCGGAGGTGCAGACGCTGGTGAAGGCCAGCGGGAAGAAGGCCAGCAGCACGTTGCCGCCGCGGAGCGCCGAGAGGGTGACGGGTTGTCCGGAGGTGGAGGCGAGCGTGAAATCGGGGGCGGTCTGGCCGGCGGTCGGGACTGGAGCGATGGTGTTGGACATGGGCGGTGGGATGAAGGACGAGGGGACGGACGGGGCCGGCAAACGAACGCGAGGACCGCGGGCGGAATCGGCGCGCGGTCCTCGCGTGGTCCGGCCGGACGGCCATGGAGCGTAAGGGGCTCGAACCCTTGACCCCCGCCTTGCAAAGGCGGTGCTCTCCCAACTGAGCTAACGCCCCGAGTTGAACATCAAATATAAGCGGCTCGGTACCGTTGCAACGACGCGGCGGTGCCGCGGGAAACAGGAGGGGCCCGGCGGCAGCCGGGCCCCTCGAACTGCGAACTCCGTCCTACCGTCCTACCAGGCTACTCATGCGCCGGCAGCGGCTCCATCGTCTCGGGATCCACCGGCACCTGGATCTCGTCGCGATAGGGCGAGGTCATGGCGGTGAGGCGCATGCGCGGGAAGGCGTCCATGAACTTGATGTAGCACAGGCCCCAGAGGCCGAGGTACAGCGCCGCGACGCCGAGTTCCCAGACGCCGAACGGCGCCGAGGCGGTCACGCCGTACGCCGAGGGATAGACCTCGATGTAGCGCATGAGCCAGAGGCCCACGAGGCTGGACACCGCGAAGAAGAGGTGCGTGGGCCGGTACATCTTGGCGGCCTTGGAGATCAACCCGAAGAACGGCAACACGAACGCGAGACAGACCGACGCGACGGTGATCACCATCCACGGGTGGATCAGCCGGAGGCGCATGAAGAACGTCTCGTCGCCCATGTTCCCGTACCAGATCACGAGATACTGGCCGAACGTCAGGTAGCCCCAGAACGCGGTGAACGCGAAGCAGAGCTTGCCGAGGTCGTGGATCTGCTTGTCGGTGATCAGGTCCTCGGCGTTCAGGTATTTCCGCCAGGCGTGCACGAGAAGGGTGAGCACCATGAACGCCGAGAGCCAGGCGCCCATGAAGAACCACCAGCTGTAGAGCGTGCTCACGAAGTGGAGGCTCAGGCCCATGGAGAGGTCCCAGGCCAGCAC
This Gemmatimonadaceae bacterium DNA region includes the following protein-coding sequences:
- a CDS encoding amino acid permease — protein: MSNVTAKSDASSTQAPSGFVKAITLTDATMLVAGAMIGSGIFIVSADMGRSVGSPGWLLVAWLLTGVMTLFGALSYGELAAMFPRAGGQYIFLRESMSPLVGFLYGWTLFAVIQTGTIAAVGVAFGKFLGVLAPGVSPDRYAWFPHVDVCTAWLGCTDPSSAIQFGLSAQRVVALLAIALLTWINLRGVREGKFVQTSLTIIKTGALFLLMGLGLTVGRNAQAIAANFGSGHFWGHVDITGAWVVAFGAAFVGSLFSSDAWNNVTFAAAEVKNPQRNLPLALMLGTGLVTVLYFLTNVAYLNVLPFAGDPHGATVMARGITAATQDRVATAAMEQMFGASGSTMMAIGILISTFGCMNGLILAGARVYYAMARDGLFFKAAGTLSGRGVPAVGLVLQSVWTALLCLSGTYGQLLNYVIFANLVFYVLTTAGLFILRARRPDAERPYRVVGYPFVPALYLAMAAGVMILILMSPPSRTEAVSGLVIVAIGIPVYFLWRAVEKPAA
- a CDS encoding biopolymer transporter ExbD, encoding MSAGGGSAGLSNEINVTPMIDVLLVLLIIFMAALPSMRKAIDLQLPDPNPSVAPANAKSDQIVLEVGPNGCYAINTKIVTHDQLAQELRDIYDPRPDKIIFIKGDPKVKVQDVIDAMDISRGAGVKVIGVPPKDTPGSAGGSCKS
- a CDS encoding biopolymer transporter ExbD; this encodes MAMSAGGGGSVQSTPNVTPMIDVMLVLLIIFMVVTPALLAGFNATPPVAQNIKDHPEDSNTDQVLGIDVDGNYYFNKRPIQYADIASTLKAIYTQPDRDDYILYLKADKNLPYEKVLDAMDIAAKNGVRVVAMIGDQKPGTVSTVPGDMKEPTGGKP
- a CDS encoding MotA/TolQ/ExbB proton channel family protein; the protein is MDVSLLGLWHQMGNFAKGIVFVLAAMSIYSLTVMVSKWWNLRKAQKETIKFAPEFSQFLEEDNLTEAINLAESYKRSHVALVLGGALGEVKPLIQDGSVTVADINSAERAVERNMLLEITNLKRGLAVLATVGATAPFVGLLGTTMGIVNAFTGMAVSGSGGLAAIGGGIAEALITTAFGLLVAIPAVWAYTYFTTKIDNLTAEMTYVSKEMIDYLIKGVSGEFGRSRFTREFNASTSAGAPIKQ
- a CDS encoding energy transducer TonB, whose translation is MFNNLIESKAKRQKTAGGMFMSLVVHTVLISAAVYGTLQAGQKFDKPKAEKVDFVKVEKKEAPPPEKKAPPPPDVVAAPPPPKGFQVLTAPIKIPDVLPKIDLSKSVTNENDFTGKGVAGGIAKGVVGGTAPPNESNTFFAFQVEKQVDMAPGNAPPHYPDMLRSANIEGEVIASFVVDTNGRADMSTFKVIKTTHELFSQAVKNALQNYRFYPAEIGGRKVKQLVQQPFQFSLSGR
- a CDS encoding HAMP domain-containing sensor histidine kinase; translated protein: MNSTRTRLTTAYAGLLFATMIAFGAALYAARRASAIDELSARARDQAQTVLHIIVAAQTGGQQLTTILSRPITGPVIQPMPAMNELLAHVPGYFIVLDPQDRILYSSTTLRLFAQVDQDTVYNVGRALLAGGAGAVVPLPMDTLFHARLLVVSMSDTATGLNVSRVVAGVPTSTADLAPQLLIGTMLLLAPLVLIISLAAAYFLSARAFKPVEVIINEVEAITDGRSLHRRLPTDSADDELARLAETLNRMIARLQASFGALRRFTADASHELKTPLTVLRADIERAMHPGTPQADRLVALEEAMQEITRMADLVDSLLTLARADEGRFDLHRGPIHLEPIVRDVTETATILGEGAGLTVSLPLVEDAMVLGDAARLRQLFLNLVTNAIKYTPRGGKVEMTLSHRNNNAVAFAVRDSGLGISAADLPYVFERFWRADRVRSRASERGGFGLGLAIAQWIVQAHGGTLTVQSRLGRGSVFTVLLPMLADEGADAPPGEAQEA
- a CDS encoding response regulator transcription factor, with amino-acid sequence MRILVIEDDPTVGQHVKRGLEEQRWAVDLVPDGEEGERRASSEAYDLIILDMRLPGKSGLEVLRSLRDSGFGRPVLVLTAQDAVDAKVTTLRAGADDYVTKPFAFEELLARVEALLRRPRAIASPILSVADLQLDLGTREVRRGARLIELTPKEFTVLEYLIRHQGRVMSRTLITEYAWGYHFDPGTNIVDVVINHLRKKIDAGRQKRLITTVRGVGYMIKA
- a CDS encoding sigma-54 dependent transcriptional regulator — protein: MSNDNGIRILIAEDEQKLAEILASYLAGRGHSVRVTSDGRQALEAMRAESFDVALLDIVMPELDGLEVMRQIREDPAPPEVIIITGNGTIDNAITAMKLGAYDYMTKPYRMAEIDVLVQRAWEKRQLARENQFLHQRLSRIDGAPVVETRYAPMQAVLDVIEKAAPSDAPVLITGESGTGKDLVARAIHHLSERSGSFVDLNCAMLSDQNLETELFGYERGAFAGAAERKIGFLEMATNGTLYLDEVSELESRMQGRLLRALEHGSYFRLGGMQRVEIHTRLITATNSDLDTLVGEGKFRGDLLYRINTVTIALPPLRERVVDIPLLAEHFLQRFRGQGAPTLAPDAVEMLQAYEWPGNIRELRNVIERALLLHRGPVLSAADLPITQVKLAAGLPGSRVSLSDLERRHIESVLAHTGWHQGHAADVLGISPKTLYRKIREYGLKRPRRP
- a CDS encoding ATP-binding protein produces the protein MDRPAGPRQTWAVGDDGLTIELAARALRERRRSATAPFIVPLRAGERRGGILVVRLANAVTAAQRKFLNDVGSVLAPMLAQAERANRLEETVAAGTREIDEQRAFFERIVDTLPVGLYVIDRDFRVRAWNSKRETGLQGVARAEVLGHTIFDVLHRQPADVLRHEFQQLFDTGEIQQFQTESNATGEPRIYRLTKIPMRTGGGEITHAITIGEDITDWKQAEARIAQAEKLAALGTLAAGVMHEINNPLATIAAASESLDMRVREGALGGDALVPELYAVLGLIAHEVNRCSTIVGGVLDFSRPKPAQRERVAVNEIVERTLFLLGHHARFKQLEVAVALQPDLPPVIGNDEQLIQVVMALLLNAMDAMRDRGTIQVRTSREAGAVLIDVEDRGEGIRRADLPRIFEPFFTTKPVGRGTGLGLSVCYSIVSDHGGRIEVSSTFGHGSVFRIVLPEEAGR
- a CDS encoding redoxin domain-containing protein; this translates as MSNTIAPVPTAGQTAPDFTLASTSGQPVTLSALRGGNVLLAFFPLAFTSVCTSELCDMRDDYDQFASRDVVILPISVDSVNSLQEFKLKHAMKADLLSDFKRDVSRAYGTLIEDRFYSNRAYFLIDRSGIVRWAHVEAKPGDRRQNSEIFAEIAKLK